Proteins found in one Merismopedia glauca CCAP 1448/3 genomic segment:
- a CDS encoding EF-hand domain-containing protein yields MATEQELQSLFNTLDTDQDGKVSINELFLSPGLSAVISAETGVSSPQELLAMHGDQGGSITFEELKQVVEKAGNLN; encoded by the coding sequence ATGGCAACCGAGCAAGAACTTCAATCTCTTTTTAATACCTTGGATACCGATCAAGATGGCAAAGTCTCGATTAATGAGCTTTTTTTAAGCCCTGGGTTAAGTGCAGTCATTTCAGCAGAAACAGGTGTTAGTAGCCCCCAGGAATTGCTAGCGATGCATGGAGATCAAGGCGGTAGTATCACCTTTGAAGAGTTGAAACAAGTTGTTGAGAAAGCAGGGAATTTAAACTAG